A stretch of Bombus huntii isolate Logan2020A chromosome 7, iyBomHunt1.1, whole genome shotgun sequence DNA encodes these proteins:
- the LOC126867397 gene encoding uncharacterized protein LOC126867397, which translates to MANVGDERLSGEEGSTMEELRSKLARMNLPISGARSVLIARLNRACRAGQSCPKGSTGGEELTGQRDLGNVQRAERDCNEDEDVEKMNTKELKERLASLGLKTTGRKVELRARLQAAMDGNDISSEEESDDESEDEDDKKNARGYKRDTRRVYQDRDECCRRACVGSTLSFRDVEDALESFSGDKGENVERWFESFEEVADTCMWSDGQKAVYARKLLKGSAKIFASFECHARTWHELKRGLVKEFSRKVNSRQVHQKLEETKKESDEACLAYMYRMLEIASHVDMEEEAKVEYIVDGIIDGENNKAVLYGATSIKELRKRLVMYEEQKNRRAKSIVKPAKTQKNGKPSQFVDAMKKRRCSICGSEDHLRVKCPEKGKGMKCFKCNEFGHVAANCTARQVKTYVISRPGRKKYVKDVSIDGCRFVSLVDTGSDLTFIRADEYARLGSPPLGNCKLRFDGFGSAGNSTWGEFTRVMTVDGYDFTVTLHVVSNKVMTRHSLLLGTDFLDQVELRVKRGEVTFLRLDDQTDGHEDAPDVLRVNAIEQSDEIDLSHVREPHYREAIRDIIKEYRSEKKRDVGITAKIVLKSDKPVARRPRRLAPRGNGQHVDQVQKYLNSTVNRSTGKTPFQLLVGVEMQVREEAKIRKLIDEEGAARFEEQRRELSEDAKKKIAATQEENRRSYKKRRKRAKQYRRKDPHTPRFYETLGPKRRK; encoded by the coding sequence atggcaaacgtcgGGGACGagcgattgtcgggtgaagagggttcgacgatggaggagctgaggagtaagctcgcgcgAATGAACCTCCCTATATCGGGTGCGAGGTCAGTGCTGATTGCAAGGCTGAATCGGGCGTGTAGGGCTGGACAATCGTGTCCTAAGGGATCGACGGGCGGTGAAGAGCTAACCGGTCAACGAGATCTAGGAAACGTACAGAGAGCTGAGCGTGATTGtaacgaagatgaagatgttgagaaaatgaatacgaaggagttgaaggagcgcctcgctagtttgggtttaaaaacgacgggaagaaaagtagaattacgcgcacggctacaagcggccatggatggtaacgacatatcgtcggaagaagaaagcgacgacgaaagtgaggatgaagatgacaagaaaaacgcaagaggatacaagagagatacgcgaagggtgtatcaggaccgtgaCGAATGTTGTCGAAGGGCATGCGTTGGTTCGACACTGAGTTTTAGAGACGTCGAAGATGCATTAGAGTCGTTTAGTGGCGACAAAGGTGAAAATGTCGAACGATGGTTCGAGTCGTTCGAGGAAGTCGCTGATACGTGCATGTGGTCGGATGGGCAGAAGGCAGTCTACGCCAGGAAGCTGCTGAAGGGATCAGCGAAAATATTCGCGAGCTTCGAGTGTCATGCCAGGACTTGGCATGAGTTGAAGAGGGggctagtgaaagaattttcgaggaaagtcaacagtaggcaagtacatcagaaacttgaagaaacgaaaaaggagagtgatgaagcatgtttggcttacatgtaccgcatgctcgaaatagccagccatgtGGACATGGAGGAGGAAGCAAAGGTGGAATACATAGTGGATGGAATAATAGACGGCGAGAACAATAAGGCTGTATTGTACGGCGCTACGTCAATCAAAGAGTTGAGGAAGAGGTTAGTGATGTACGAAGAGCAGAAGAATCGCAGAGCAAAGTCGATTGTGAAGCCGGCTAAAACCCAGAAGAACGGGAAGCCCAGTCAATTTGTAGAcgcaatgaagaaaagaagatgctCCATTTGCGGTAGTGAGGATCATCTAAGGGTTAAGTGCCCGGAGAAAGGAAAAGGTATGAAGTGTTTCAAATGCAACGAGTTTGGACATGTGGCGGCGAATTGCACAGCGCGACAAGTAAAGACTTACGTAATCTCAAGACCGGGGAGGAAGAAGTACGTAAAGGACGTGTCGATAGATGGCTGCAGGTTCGTCTCGTTAGTGGATACAGGTAGTGACCTTACGTTCATACGAGCGGATGAGTATGCGAGGTTAGGTTCACCACCTCTGGGAAACTGCAAACTTAGGTTTGATGGTTTTGGGTCCGCTGGCAATAGTACCTGGGGCGAGTTTACAAGGGTAATGACGGTCGACGGGTACGACTTTACTGTCACCCTGCATGTTGTCTCGAATAAGGTAATGACAAGACACAGTCTACTCTTAGGTACCGATTTTTTAGACCAGGTAGAGTTGCGAGTCAAACGGGGCGAGGTGACATTTTTACGACTCGACGACCAGACCGACGGTCACGAGGACGCGCCGGATGTACTGAGGGTAAACGCGATAGAACAATCCGACGAGATCGACTTGTCGCATGTACGAGAACCTCATTACCGCGAAGCCATTCGGGATATTATTAAAGAGTATAGGtcggagaagaagagagacgtCGGGATAACCGCGAAAATAGTTCTGAAAAGCGACAAACCGGTAGCGCGAAGACCGCGAAGACTGGCGCCGAGGGGGAACGGGCAGCATGTCGACCAGGTTCAGAAATACCTGAATTCCACCGTAAACAGAAGCACAGGGAAGACTCCTTTCCAGCTACTGGTCGGGGTCGAAATGCAAGTCAGGGAAGAGGCGAAGATTAGAAAGCTGATCGACGAAGAGGGGGCCGCGAGGTTTGAAGAACAACGTCGCGAGCTAAGTGAGGACGCGAAGAAGAAGATCGCCGCAACTCAAGAGGAGAATCGTCGAAGttacaagaaaagaagaaagcgtgCGAAGCAGTACCGAAGGAAGGACCCGCACACACCTCGATTTTATGAAACCTTGGGTCCTAAACGCCGAAAGTGA
- the LOC126867398 gene encoding kinesin-like protein KIF21B, whose amino-acid sequence MANVGDERLSGEEGSTMEELRSKLARMNLPISGARSVLIARLNRACRAGQSCPKGSTGGEELTGQRDLGNVQRAERDCNEDEDVEKMNTKELKERLASLGLKTTGRKVELRARLQAAMDGNDISSEEESDDESEDEDDKKNARGYKRDTRRVYQDRDECCRRACVGSTLSFRDVEDALESFSGDKGENVERWFESFEEVADTCMWSDGQKAVYARKLLKGSAKIFASFECHARTWHELKRGLVKEFSRKVNSRQVHQKLEETKKESDEACLAYMYRMLEIASHVDMEEEAKVEYIVDGIIDGENNKAVLYGATSIKELRKRLVMYEEQKNRRAKSIVKPAKTQKNGKPSQFVDAMKKRRCFICGSEDHLSVKCPERGEGVRCFECSGFGHIAARCTARPKETCVVSRSEKGKYVKDVSIDGCRFVSLVDTGSDFTFIRADEYARLGSPPLVLVPLAIVPGASLQG is encoded by the coding sequence atggcaaacgtcgGGGACGagcgattgtcgggtgaagagggttcgacgatggaggagctgaggagtaagctcgcgcgAATGAACCTCCCTATATCGGGTGCGAGGTCAGTGCTGATTGCAAGGCTGAATCGGGCGTGTAGGGCTGGACAATCGTGTCCTAAGGGATCGACGGGCGGTGAAGAGCTAACCGGTCAACGAGATCTAGGAAACGTACAGAGAGCTGAGCGTGATTGtaacgaagatgaagatgttgagaaaatgaatacgaaggagttgaaggagcgcctcgctagtttgggtttaaaaacgacgggaagaaaagtagaattacgcgcacggctacaagcggccatggatggtaacgacatatcgtcggaagaagaaagcgacgacgaaagtgaggatgaagatgacaagaaaaacgcaagaggatacaagagagatacgcgaagggtgtatcaggaccgtgaCGAATGTTGTCGAAGGGCATGCGTTGGTTCGACACTGAGTTTTAGAGACGTCGAAGATGCATTAGAGTCGTTTAGTGGCGACAAAGGTGAAAATGTCGAACGATGGTTCGAGTCGTTCGAGGAAGTCGCTGATACGTGCATGTGGTCGGATGGGCAGAAGGCAGTCTACGCCAGGAAGCTGCTGAAGGGATCAGCGAAAATATTCGCGAGCTTCGAGTGTCATGCCAGGACTTGGCATGAGTTGAAGAGGGggctagtgaaagaattttcgaggaaagtcaacagtaggcaagtacatcagaaacttgaagaaacgaaaaaggagagtgatgaagcatgtttggcttacatgtaccgcatgctcgaaatagccagccatgtGGACATGGAGGAGGAAGCAAAGGTGGAATACATAGTGGATGGAATAATAGACGGCGAGAACAATAAGGCTGTATTGTACGGCGCTACGTCAATCAAAGAGTTGAGGAAGAGGTTAGTGATGTACGAAGAGCAGAAGAATCGCAGAGCAAAGTCGATTGTGAAGCCGGCTAAAACCCAGAAGAACGGGAAGCCCAGTCAATTTGTAGAcgcaatgaagaaaagaagatgcttCATTTGCGGTAGTGAGGATCATCTAAGTGTTAAGTGTCCTGAGAGGGGAGAAGGTGTTAGGTGTTTCGAGTGCAGCGGATTTGGACATATTGCAGCGAGGTGTACGGCACGACCGAAAGAGACTTGCGTAGTGTCAAGATCCGAAAAAGGGAAGTATGTGAAGGACGTGTCGATAGATGGCTGCAGGTTTGTCTCGTTAGTGGATACAGGTAGTGACTTTACGTTCATACGAGCGGACGAGTATGCGAGGTTAGGATCACCACCTCTGGTTTTGGTTCCGCTGGCAATAGTACCTGGGGCGAGTTTACAAGGGTAA